The genomic region TAAGTGACGAGCGAACGGAAAACGTTTCATTTACGAAGTTTCCGGGTGGCGGATTGGAGTATGGCGAAGGGCTTTTGGATGCGTTGAAGAGAGAGTATATGGAAGAAACCGGCCTTGAAATCGAGGTGGTAAAACACATCTACACGACGGATTTTTGGGAAAAATCGAGTTTTAATGATAGTCAAATTATTTCCATTTATTATCAAGTACATCCTATTAATAAAGTTGAATTAAATATTAAGACAAAAATATTCGATTTTACCGAAAAAAGCGTAGAAGGAAAGCTACAATCTTTTAGATTGATGCCGGTCGAAAAACTGCGTCAAAATGACTTAACCTTTAAAACTGACCAAGTTGCGTGGGTTGAATTTTTAAAAACTCTTGACAAAATTCAATTATAATATAAATGTTGCAACTTTTATTTGATTTTATAATAAAAGGTTTTTACTTTTACATTAGGTCAGGGAGATAATTCCTGATCTACGTTTTGAAAACACCTAGTTCTATAGGGTTTTATTAATAGTTAGTGTGATTTTAAGGCGATACTCCCCGTATCGCCTTATTTATTATATCACAATATTCCCCATAAAAAAAGGCAGCTATAAGCCACCTTTTTAATGTCTATGTCGATATGTTCCTAAGTAAATATATAAGCCAACAAGATTACCAGCAAACCACCGATAATGATAATCCATTTGTTCATATCCGTTCCATGCGCCCCTTCTTGACTTTTGTATTTATAATCTCTTTTAAATTTATCTAAATCCATTTTATCCTCCTTCTTTATTATAAGATGCAATTCATATTAAAATTACATAAAATTATTCATGATGATAGGGTTCTCCACGCATAATCGTATGCGCTCTATACAATTGTTCCACGAAAAACAACCTCACCATCTGATGAGAGAAGGTCATCTTCGATAAGGATAGCTTGGTATTCGCCCGATCGTAAACCTGTTGATCAAAGCCGTAGGGCCCTCCAATCACCAACACGATATGCCCGACGCTCGCTAGCATTTGCTTCTCTAGAAAGCCGGAAAACTCGATGGAACTGTACATCTTCCCGCGCTCATCTAATAACATAACGTAATCTTGGTTGGAAATATTTTTCAAGATAAGCTGTGCTTCCTTCTCCTTCTGCTGTGCTTCGCTCAGGTTCTTCGCGTTTTTGATATCAGGAATTACTATTATCTGGAAGTTGCAATAATGCTTCAGGCGCTTGGTATAGATTTCTATCCCCTGCTCGATATATTTATCATCTGTCTTTCCGATACAAATCAGGCTTATCTTCATTCCGCAAAATTACACATTTACCGCGCTATGAGAACAGCCGTTGCAGAAAACTTTATTATTCCTGTAGGAACAGTAGCAGCAATAAAAAAACCATAAGGCTGATGGAAACTTTTATATTTTTATTGAAACGATAATAAGGATGGAAGCTATCGAAGGCTTTGAGACCTGCCCCATTAAAAGAAAAACAGACAGTTTTAGAAATAAAAAAAGCCTCCGATCATTGACCAGAGGCTTTGAAAAACTAAAATAGAATATTATTTCTTAGCTACTAAAGTAATGTCAAAATTTACTTCTTTAGAGATTAAGTCGTCAGATTTACCTTCGTAACTTACTCCCCAGTCGCCTCTTGCGATGTTGAAGTTAGCCGTAGCTTTAACCGCAGCATCTGTAGCTTCAACAACTTTCGCATCGAAAGTGATGTTTTTGCTGATACCCTTGATCGTCAAGTTACCAGATACGATTAAATCAGCAGCAGTTGCTCCAGGTTTAACTTCAGTAATAACAAAAGAAGCTTCAGGATGAGTTGCTACAGCGAAGAAATCATCAGCTTTTAAGTGGCCATCTAATTTCTCTTTGTATTCACCTTCTAAATCAGTTGCACTGATTGTGTTCATATCTAAAACAAAGTTACCACCTGTAACTGTTCCATTTTCTACATTGATTGAGCCAGATTTAACATCAACAGTACCAGTATGTTTGCCAGATACTTTTGTACCAGTCCAAACTACTTTTGACGCTGCAGCATCTACTGTATAAGCTTCGCCAACTACGGCGATTGAATCTGTAGTTGCTACAACTGAATCGGTTGTTTCTGCTTTCTTACCTTCTGGATTTCCAGCACATGACGCAAGAACTAAACCTGCGATCGCTGAAAGTAATGTGATTTTCTTCATTTTATTTGTTTAAACATTGAAATTTGACACAAAAATAATGTGTTGCTATATCTTTCCAAATAAACTACGGGAATTTAACAATATACAGACAATTAGTCTAGTGACCTAAAGGCTGTGCATCAATACGTCGGATGTCAGCTCCTAGCGCTTTCAAACGCTCTTCAATATGCTGATAACCACGCTCGATCTGCTCAATATTGTAGATAACCGACTTCCCTTGTGCTGATAAGGCAGCAATCAACAAGGAAACTCCCGCACGGATATCCGGCGATGTCATCTCAATACCACGTAAATGTTGCTGTTTGTTTAAACCAATGACAGTAGCTCTGTGTGGATCGCAAAGTATGATTTGAGCACCCATATCAATCAACTTATCAACGAAGAATAAACGGCTCTCGAACATCTTCTGATGAATCAACACATTTCCTTTTGCTTGAATAGCAGTAACCAATACAATGCTTAATAAGTCTGGTGTAAAACCAGGCCATGGTGCATCCGAAATGGTTAGGATAGAGCCATCAATGAAGGTATCAATTTCATAGCTATCTTGCGCAGGAATAAAGATATCATCGCCACGCAATTCAAACTTAATACCCAAACGAGAAAATACGGTAGGGATGATTCCAAGCTCGTTAAAGCATACATTCTTAATTGTAATTTCCGATCCCGTCATTGCTGCCAATCCGATGAATGAACCAATTTCAATCATATCAGGTAGCATGCGATGTTCTGTACCGCCTAATTTCTCAACGCCTTCAATCGTTAATAGGTTAGAACCAATACCGGAGATCTTAGCACCCATACGGTTCAACATCTTGCACAACTGCTGCAAGTAAGGCTCGCAGGCAGCATTGTAGATAGTTGTTGTACCTTTCGCCAATACTGCAGCCATCACGATGTTTGCAGTACCTGTCACAGAGGCTTCATCTAATAAAATATATGTTCCTTTTAATTCTGTGGCATCTACATTGAAGAAATGCTTTTCAGCGTCATAAACGAATTTCGCACCTAACTTCTCAAAGCCCAAAAAGTGAGTATCTAAACGACGGCGACCGATTTTGTCACCTCCTGGTTTAGGGATTGCTGCTTTACCAAAACGAGCTAACAAAGGCCCCACGATCATAATAGAACCGCGCAAGCTACCACCTTTACGTTTAAACTCTTCCGATTGGAAATAATCGATATTGATGTCACTAGCTTCGAACTCGTATGTATCCTCACTAACACGATTTACTTTTACGCCCAAGGCGATCAGCAAATCGATTAATTTATTTACATCCTTAATATCTGGAATATTACTGATGGTCATCTTTTCCGCTGTCAATAATACTGCAGAGATAATCTGAAGCGCTTCGTTTTTAGCGCCTTGAGGTACAATCTCACCTTTTAATGGCTTTCCACCACGGATTTCAAATGCGTTCATAGTATAGTCTTACAAAAACAAAAAAGCAATCGTCATTTATATTCTAACCATTGCTTTTCTCTGTTTATGAATGTTGTTTTATTTTTTACGTTTAATATTCTGCTTGTTGTTGTTATTGTTGTTGAAGGTTCTTCCGCCTTTATTATTGTTGTCATTGCGTTGGAAAGAGCCCTTTCCTTTGGAATGCGAACCTTGATTATTATTACTTCGATTATCACTTCCTGTCTTAACACGACTTCCCGGAGGCGGCGTTTTGAAATCTAATTTCGTCAACACAGTATCCGCAGGTAAAGCTAATTCGCCTTGCGATAAGGTTTTCAAGTCTTCAAGAATCTGATCATCCGACACAGAATCCTTATTCCATGTCAAATAAGCCATCTTCATGAAATTCGCAATACCGATAGTCATTTTCACGCGCGCTTCCTCATTTGGAAGAGCCTTCGCTTTCTTAATCATTTCCTCAACCGTATGTCCGTAATGCTTAAAACGGATCGGATGATTGGGATACTGAAGCGCTTGTGGCTTGTGATGAATTTCTTCTTTCTTCGGAATTGGATATGGAGAGTCCACGTCGATCTTAAAGTCCGATATAATATAAAGGTGATCCCAAAGTTTATGTTTAAAGTCAGAGACGTCGCGAAGATGTGGGTTTAGTACTCCCATCATGTCTATAACGACTTGTGCTAGGCGGTTTCTTTCTTCACGATCTGATAGGGTGCAGATATAATCCACCATATTTTGTACGTTTCTACCATATTCAGCTAGGATCAGCTTAGGTCTTGTACTGTTATAATCAAAAATCATATGTTATTTTGTTGACCCCTCAGCTGGAGTCTTTTTATTTTGAATGTAATATACGAATTATTCTAATATTCTAAGTTTCGCAAATTTAAGCAACAATTGCTTCTGTCCCAACTCCTTGAAGAAAATCGTTGCTTTTATGTCCGGTTTATTGCCTTCTAAATTGATGACTTTACCAAATCCGAAACGTTCATGTTCCACTTCCATTCCAACTTGCAACCCGGAGGTATCCGAAGGCGCAAAACCTGCTGTCGGCACGTGTGCTTTCGGCAAAATAGACGTCGTTTTCACCACCTTTGGCTTTGGCTTCGAGAACACATCACCCGATGATTCTTTACGCTGCCAAGTAACACGCTCCGAACTAAAGTCCTCAGAACCTCCTCCAGAGTTCAATCTAGGTTTGAAATCCAGATCCAAACATGCCGGATTCAACTCATCTAAGAAACGACTTGGTTCGCAATTGTTCAATGTTCCCCAGCGATAGCGTGATGTTGCATAGGATAAGAATAACTTCTTTTCTGCACGCGTCACGGCTACATAAAACAAACGTCGCTCCTCTTCCAGTTCCGTACGCGAATTCAAGGAAAGCTG from Sphingobacterium sp. BN32 harbors:
- the rlmH gene encoding 23S rRNA (pseudouridine(1915)-N(3))-methyltransferase RlmH produces the protein MKISLICIGKTDDKYIEQGIEIYTKRLKHYCNFQIIVIPDIKNAKNLSEAQQKEKEAQLILKNISNQDYVMLLDERGKMYSSIEFSGFLEKQMLASVGHIVLVIGGPYGFDQQVYDRANTKLSLSKMTFSHQMVRLFFVEQLYRAHTIMRGEPYHHE
- a CDS encoding YceI family protein, encoding MKKITLLSAIAGLVLASCAGNPEGKKAETTDSVVATTDSIAVVGEAYTVDAAASKVVWTGTKVSGKHTGTVDVKSGSINVENGTVTGGNFVLDMNTISATDLEGEYKEKLDGHLKADDFFAVATHPEASFVITEVKPGATAADLIVSGNLTIKGISKNITFDAKVVEATDAAVKATANFNIARGDWGVSYEGKSDDLISKEVNFDITLVAKK
- the murA gene encoding UDP-N-acetylglucosamine 1-carboxyvinyltransferase gives rise to the protein MNAFEIRGGKPLKGEIVPQGAKNEALQIISAVLLTAEKMTISNIPDIKDVNKLIDLLIALGVKVNRVSEDTYEFEASDINIDYFQSEEFKRKGGSLRGSIMIVGPLLARFGKAAIPKPGGDKIGRRRLDTHFLGFEKLGAKFVYDAEKHFFNVDATELKGTYILLDEASVTGTANIVMAAVLAKGTTTIYNAACEPYLQQLCKMLNRMGAKISGIGSNLLTIEGVEKLGGTEHRMLPDMIEIGSFIGLAAMTGSEITIKNVCFNELGIIPTVFSRLGIKFELRGDDIFIPAQDSYEIDTFIDGSILTISDAPWPGFTPDLLSIVLVTAIQAKGNVLIHQKMFESRLFFVDKLIDMGAQIILCDPHRATVIGLNKQQHLRGIEMTSPDIRAGVSLLIAALSAQGKSVIYNIEQIERGYQHIEERLKALGADIRRIDAQPLGH
- a CDS encoding DUF4290 domain-containing protein — protein: MIFDYNSTRPKLILAEYGRNVQNMVDYICTLSDREERNRLAQVVIDMMGVLNPHLRDVSDFKHKLWDHLYIISDFKIDVDSPYPIPKKEEIHHKPQALQYPNHPIRFKHYGHTVEEMIKKAKALPNEEARVKMTIGIANFMKMAYLTWNKDSVSDDQILEDLKTLSQGELALPADTVLTKLDFKTPPPGSRVKTGSDNRSNNNQGSHSKGKGSFQRNDNNNKGGRTFNNNNNNKQNIKRKK
- a CDS encoding NUDIX domain-containing protein, which codes for MYLFNVRVYGILVNEHGEVLISDERTENVSFTKFPGGGLEYGEGLLDALKREYMEETGLEIEVVKHIYTTDFWEKSSFNDSQIISIYYQVHPINKVELNIKTKIFDFTEKSVEGKLQSFRLMPVEKLRQNDLTFKTDQVAWVEFLKTLDKIQL